The sequence GCATCTGCGCACCCATCACGCCTTGCGCCGCGACCAGAACACCGACATTGCGCAGGGCGCGGCTATCATCGACAAAGGCTTCGGCTTGGGTCATGCCGACGTTCTGAACCGCCGCGCGGGAGAAAGCAAATTGTACCAATCGGTGATCTTCGATTGCGACGGCGTGCTGGTGGACAGCGAGGTGCTGAGCAACCGCGCGATCCGCGACAACCTCGCCCGCCGCGGCCTCGACTGGCCGCTGGAGCGGGTGATGCAGAGCTTCGTCGGCGGCACGATCGAGGGGGTGGCGGAGCAGGCGCGGGCCGCCGGTGCGATCCTCGAAACTGATTGGATGGAAGGGCTTTACGCAGAGATCTTCACGGTTCTGGAGCGGGAGGTCGAGGCCGTGCCGGGCGTCGAGGCGGTGCTCGCGTTATGCGCTTCGCGGGGAGTACCGATGGCCGTCGGCTCCAACGGACCGCGGGCGAAGATGGCGATCACGCTGGGGCGGACCGGGCTCGGCCGCTATTTCGGCGACAGCATTGTGTCGGTGGAGGATGTCGCCCGGCCGAAGCCAGCGCCCGACGTGTTCCTCGAAGCGCTGGCGCGGACCGGGACTGCGGCTGGGCAGACGGCGGTGATCGAGGACAGCCGCTCCGGCATGGCGGCGGCGCGGGCGGCGGGGCTCGCCTGTTTCGCCTACCTGCCCGAGGGCGGTGAGGCGGTCGACGGCGCCGTCGCCTTTCGCGACATGGCCGAGCTGCCGGGGCTGTTGGGCATCGCATGAGCGTCGGGCGCGTCATCCACTCCGACGCCTGCCTCGCCGAGGGCGCCGCGTGGCTCGCCGCGGCCGAGCCGCGCTTTGCCGCGGCGCTCGAGCTGACCGGCCCGCTACCGCTGCGTTTGAAGCCCGACGGGTTCGAGGCGCTACTCTCTGCCATCGTCTCGCAACAGCTCTCGGTCGCTGCGGCGAACGGCATCTGGGGGCGGCTGGAGGCCGCCGGGGCGCTGACGCCCGCCGGGATTGCGCAGCTCGACGACGATGCGCTGCGGGCCTGCGGGCTGTCGCGGCCCAAGATCCGCTATGTTCGCGCGCTGGCCGAGGCTGATCTCGACTACGCCGCGCTCCGCACTTTGCCCGATGACGAGGTCGTGGCCCGCCTCGTCGAGCTGAAGGGCATCGGCGTCTGGACGGCGGAGATCTACGCCATGTTCTCCCTGGGACGCGCCGACGTCTTCGCGCCTGGCGACCTCGCCCTGCAGGAGGCCGCGCGCCTGATCTTCGAGCTGCCCGAGCGGCCGAAGGACGCCGCCCTGCGCGAGATGGCCACCGCTTGGAGCCCGTGGCGCGCCGTCGCCGCGCGGCTTCTTTGGGCCTACTATCGCCAGGCGAAGTCGCGAGAGGGGATACGCTAGAGACATGAAGAAAGGGTTGAGATGACCGTACTGACCGGACCGCGCCGGGATGCCCGATCGGGCACGGCGGATGCGCTCGTGATCCTGCTCCACGGCTACGGCGCGGATGGCAACGACCTGATCGGGCTCGCCGATCCGCTGGCGCCGCACCTGCCGAACGTGACCTTCCTGTCGCCCAACGCGCCGGAGAGAAACGCCGTCAATCCAATGGGATACCAGTGGTTTCCGATCCCGTGGATGGATGGCTCCTCCGAGGTTGAGATGGGGC is a genomic window of Pontivivens ytuae containing:
- a CDS encoding DNA-3-methyladenine glycosylase family protein, which codes for MSVGRVIHSDACLAEGAAWLAAAEPRFAAALELTGPLPLRLKPDGFEALLSAIVSQQLSVAAANGIWGRLEAAGALTPAGIAQLDDDALRACGLSRPKIRYVRALAEADLDYAALRTLPDDEVVARLVELKGIGVWTAEIYAMFSLGRADVFAPGDLALQEAARLIFELPERPKDAALREMATAWSPWRAVAARLLWAYYRQAKSREGIR
- a CDS encoding HAD family hydrolase, producing the protein MYQSVIFDCDGVLVDSEVLSNRAIRDNLARRGLDWPLERVMQSFVGGTIEGVAEQARAAGAILETDWMEGLYAEIFTVLEREVEAVPGVEAVLALCASRGVPMAVGSNGPRAKMAITLGRTGLGRYFGDSIVSVEDVARPKPAPDVFLEALARTGTAAGQTAVIEDSRSGMAAARAAGLACFAYLPEGGEAVDGAVAFRDMAELPGLLGIA